In Gemmobacter fulvus, a single window of DNA contains:
- a CDS encoding aromatic ring-hydroxylating dioxygenase subunit alpha, protein MFLKNAWYVGAWSHEVTHSLKQIIMLGEKICVYRNSQGEVIALEDACPHRKLPLSKGRIKDDNVECGYHGLTFDCAGQCVWAPGGGRMPSAAKVRPYPVHEKYGLVWIWMGNAAIADADEIIDIPNFYDPDWGMNSGDAMELKCNYLLMCDNLLDPSHVAWVHETSFAQAATRDTPLKVTKTEVGVIVHRWMMNVDAAPFYAKIIGFEGKCDRLQHYEVRYPSHALIRSIFTPAGTGGPDGTLHQDTFVMDSYNFMTPVNDGETRYYWFQLRNIRPKDEELSKLMAADVRGAFEEDRAILNEVQIGMNSKTSPHIDLSIDAGQLRFRRQLEAMIAEERLVDEKMRG, encoded by the coding sequence ATGTTTCTGAAGAACGCCTGGTATGTCGGTGCCTGGAGCCACGAGGTCACTCACAGCCTGAAACAGATCATCATGCTTGGCGAAAAGATCTGCGTCTATCGCAACTCTCAGGGTGAGGTCATTGCGCTGGAGGATGCCTGCCCGCACCGCAAGCTGCCGCTTTCGAAGGGCCGGATCAAGGATGACAATGTCGAATGTGGCTATCACGGGCTGACGTTCGATTGCGCCGGGCAATGCGTCTGGGCCCCCGGCGGTGGCCGCATGCCCTCGGCGGCGAAAGTGCGCCCCTATCCCGTCCACGAGAAATACGGTCTGGTCTGGATCTGGATGGGCAATGCCGCAATCGCAGACGCGGACGAAATCATTGATATCCCGAATTTCTACGATCCCGACTGGGGCATGAACAGCGGCGATGCGATGGAGTTGAAGTGCAACTATCTTCTAATGTGCGACAACCTGCTTGATCCGTCCCATGTGGCCTGGGTGCATGAAACCAGCTTTGCGCAGGCCGCAACCCGCGACACCCCGCTGAAGGTCACCAAGACCGAGGTCGGCGTGATCGTCCACCGCTGGATGATGAACGTGGATGCAGCGCCTTTCTATGCCAAGATCATCGGTTTCGAGGGCAAATGTGACCGTCTGCAACATTATGAGGTGCGTTACCCGAGCCACGCCCTCATCCGCTCGATCTTTACCCCAGCGGGCACCGGCGGCCCGGATGGCACCCTGCACCAGGACACATTTGTCATGGACAGCTACAACTTCATGACCCCGGTCAATGACGGCGAGACGCGCTATTACTGGTTCCAGCTGCGCAACATCCGGCCCAAGGATGAAGAGCTGTCCAAACTGATGGCAGCCGACGTGCGCGGTGCCTTTGAAGAGGATCGCGCGATCCTGAACGAAGTGCAGATCGGCATGAACAGCAAGACCTCGCCCCACATTGACCTGTCGATCGACGCGGGGCAGTTGCGCTTCCGCCGCCAGCTTGAGGCGATGATCGCCGAAGAGCGGTTGGTCGATGAAAAAATGCGGGGCTGA
- a CDS encoding FumA C-terminus/TtdB family hydratase beta subunit produces the protein MFRKLPLDNPERIDCAGESFLRVPAESLARLTEEAFADVSHLLRTSHLEQLGQIFDDPDASANDRFVALELIKNAVIAAEREFPSCQDTGTAVVTGKKGQNLLVAGSAKAAIEEGIRATWDSRNLRYSQMAPLTMYEERNTGTNLPAQIDIEAGEGETLDLLFMAKGGGSANKTFLFQETRRLLEPDRLLRFLDEKIRTLGTTACPPYHLAIVIGGLSAEQCLKTVKLASARALDDLPDCGDMKGRAFRDQGLEAQVLKLTRSMGLGAQFGGKYFCHDVRVIRLPRHGGSLPVGMGVSCSADRQIKARIDRDGLWLEALERDPARFLPTLRTAQKPVRIDLDQQIDAVCDALSGLAVSTPVLLSGTMIVARDMVHAELARMVAAGQPLPDYMTRHPVYYAGPAKTPSGHASGSFGPTTAARMDPYVPDLQARGASRVMIAKGNRSAAVVQSCKAHRGFYLGSVGGAAATLGKEVIRKVEPIDFAEFGMEAVFLIEVQGFPAFLIIDDKGGDFFARPQ, from the coding sequence ATGTTCCGAAAATTGCCGCTCGATAATCCCGAACGTATTGACTGCGCTGGCGAAAGCTTTCTGCGCGTTCCCGCTGAAAGCCTTGCCCGGCTGACCGAGGAAGCCTTTGCCGATGTGTCACACCTGCTGCGCACCAGCCATCTGGAGCAGCTCGGCCAGATTTTCGATGACCCCGACGCCTCGGCCAACGACCGTTTTGTGGCTCTGGAACTGATCAAGAATGCGGTGATCGCCGCCGAACGGGAATTTCCCAGCTGTCAGGACACCGGCACCGCGGTCGTGACCGGCAAGAAGGGGCAAAACCTTCTGGTGGCAGGGTCGGCAAAGGCGGCCATTGAGGAGGGTATCCGCGCCACCTGGGACAGCCGCAACCTGCGCTATTCCCAGATGGCCCCGCTGACGATGTATGAGGAACGGAACACCGGCACCAACCTGCCCGCCCAGATCGACATCGAGGCAGGCGAGGGCGAGACGCTGGACCTTCTGTTCATGGCCAAGGGCGGCGGATCGGCCAACAAGACCTTCCTGTTTCAGGAGACACGCCGGCTGCTGGAGCCCGACCGCCTGCTCCGCTTCCTTGACGAAAAGATCCGCACGCTTGGCACCACGGCCTGCCCGCCCTACCATCTGGCGATCGTGATCGGGGGTCTGTCGGCGGAACAATGCCTCAAGACGGTCAAGCTCGCCTCGGCCCGCGCGCTGGATGACCTTCCCGACTGTGGCGACATGAAGGGCCGGGCGTTTCGGGATCAGGGTCTTGAGGCGCAGGTTCTGAAACTGACCCGCAGCATGGGCCTTGGTGCGCAGTTCGGCGGCAAGTATTTCTGCCATGATGTGCGGGTGATCCGCCTGCCGCGCCACGGCGGCAGCCTGCCTGTCGGCATGGGGGTCAGTTGCTCGGCCGACCGCCAGATCAAGGCCCGGATCGACCGCGACGGCCTTTGGCTGGAAGCGTTGGAGCGCGACCCCGCCCGCTTTCTACCGACGCTGCGCACAGCCCAGAAGCCGGTCCGCATCGACCTTGACCAACAGATCGACGCGGTTTGTGACGCCCTGTCGGGTCTGGCGGTGTCCACCCCCGTCCTGCTGTCGGGCACGATGATCGTCGCGCGCGATATGGTCCATGCCGAACTTGCGCGCATGGTGGCGGCGGGCCAGCCCCTGCCCGACTACATGACACGCCATCCGGTGTATTATGCAGGCCCGGCCAAGACCCCCTCCGGCCACGCCTCCGGCTCTTTCGGGCCGACGACAGCGGCGCGGATGGACCCCTATGTGCCCGACCTGCAGGCGCGTGGCGCCTCGCGGGTGATGATCGCCAAAGGCAACCGCTCGGCTGCCGTGGTGCAAAGCTGCAAGGCACATCGCGGCTTCTACCTCGGCTCAGTTGGCGGGGCGGCGGCGACCCTGGGCAAGGAGGTCATCCGCAAGGTCGAGCCGATCGACTTTGCCGAATTCGGCATGGAGGCGGTTTTCCTTATCGAAGTGCAGGGTTTTCCGGCATTTCTGATCATCGACGACAAGGGGGGCGACTTTTTCGCACGTCCGCAATGA
- a CDS encoding ABC transporter permease has product MPPIPRLIARRLAIGVLTLLVVSAVIFWAVELLPGDIATEILGQSATPETIAAFNARFGLTDPPLIRYFHWLGGALTGEFGLSIANQMPITELIGERTFNTLFLAAYAALIAVPVAILLGLIAALYRGSLMDRIISSSTLAVISLPEFFVAYILILIFAVQLKWFPSLASVTPDMLLGSRLYVSFLPALTMVLIVMAHMMRMTRAAIVNLLALPYIEMAELKGVKRWRVIAVHALPNAVAPIVTVVALNLAYLIVGVVLVEVVFVYPGLGQLLVDSVSKRDMPVVQAACLIFAATYILLNLAADIIGIIANPRLLHPR; this is encoded by the coding sequence ATCCCCCCTATCCCAAGGTTGATCGCAAGAAGGCTGGCCATTGGTGTGCTGACACTCTTGGTCGTATCGGCAGTGATTTTCTGGGCAGTGGAGCTGTTGCCCGGCGATATCGCGACAGAAATCCTGGGCCAGTCGGCGACGCCCGAGACCATCGCCGCCTTCAATGCCCGCTTCGGGCTGACCGACCCGCCGCTGATACGCTACTTTCATTGGCTGGGGGGTGCGCTAACCGGCGAGTTTGGCCTGTCTATCGCCAACCAGATGCCAATTACCGAACTGATCGGCGAACGCACCTTCAACACCCTCTTTCTTGCCGCCTATGCCGCCCTGATCGCCGTGCCCGTGGCAATCCTGCTGGGCTTGATCGCGGCGCTTTATCGCGGCTCGCTCATGGACCGCATCATCTCGAGCTCGACGCTCGCCGTGATCTCTTTGCCCGAGTTTTTCGTGGCCTATATCCTGATCCTGATCTTTGCGGTGCAGTTGAAGTGGTTCCCCAGCCTTGCCAGCGTCACCCCGGACATGTTGCTTGGCAGTCGCCTGTATGTGTCTTTCCTGCCCGCGCTGACGATGGTGCTGATCGTGATGGCGCATATGATGCGGATGACACGCGCCGCAATCGTCAACCTTCTGGCCTTGCCCTATATCGAAATGGCCGAGTTGAAAGGCGTCAAGCGCTGGCGGGTGATTGCGGTCCATGCGCTGCCCAATGCGGTCGCCCCCATCGTCACGGTTGTCGCGCTCAATCTCGCCTATCTGATTGTCGGCGTCGTTCTGGTTGAAGTTGTCTTTGTATACCCGGGTCTTGGGCAGCTTCTGGTCGACAGTGTCTCAAAGCGCGACATGCCGGTCGTGCAGGCGGCCTGCCTGATCTTCGCCGCGACCTACATCCTTCTCAATTTGGCCGCGGATATCATCGGGATCATCGCCAATCCGCGCCTTCTGCATCCGAGGTAA
- a CDS encoding LysR substrate-binding domain-containing protein, translating into MHLAARDLGVTPSAISQQLRTLEDSIGIALVSQEGRRVVMTPTARIYHDLISQGFDRLVRAQEFISSHRSTEELTVSGLPTLLQKWLNPIIHRFQAHGREPSIRIIATHQEADPQLMEQMFRLTYGGSAKRYPHSRLLFQDRCFPACSPDFLAAHPEAATPDGLAQVPLIGIDWSMDESIAPTWDDWFTLIGVTPAPRPKIAAVYSLTGLALEAAVSGQGVVLAQTAFAQNDLETGRLVRLSETSLEMQEGYHICWGNNALTRNFAREFLNWAILESKPRREGTLR; encoded by the coding sequence GTGCACCTCGCCGCCCGTGACCTTGGTGTGACCCCGAGCGCGATCAGCCAACAGCTGCGAACACTTGAGGATTCCATCGGGATCGCACTCGTGTCGCAGGAGGGGCGGCGGGTGGTGATGACGCCGACGGCCCGGATCTATCATGACCTGATTTCGCAAGGCTTCGACAGGCTGGTGCGCGCGCAGGAGTTCATTTCGTCGCATCGCAGCACCGAAGAGCTGACCGTCTCGGGCTTGCCGACCCTGCTTCAGAAGTGGTTGAATCCGATCATCCATCGCTTTCAGGCCCATGGGCGCGAACCCTCCATCCGTATCATTGCCACGCATCAGGAGGCGGATCCGCAATTGATGGAGCAGATGTTCCGGCTGACCTATGGCGGTTCGGCCAAACGCTATCCCCACTCGCGGTTGCTGTTTCAGGACAGGTGTTTTCCGGCCTGCTCGCCTGACTTTCTGGCGGCCCATCCCGAAGCCGCCACGCCAGACGGGCTGGCGCAGGTGCCGCTCATCGGCATCGACTGGTCGATGGACGAATCCATTGCGCCAACCTGGGACGATTGGTTCACCCTGATCGGCGTCACGCCTGCGCCGCGACCGAAGATCGCTGCCGTCTATTCCCTCACCGGCCTCGCGCTGGAAGCGGCGGTCAGCGGGCAAGGCGTGGTTCTGGCACAAACAGCTTTCGCGCAGAACGATCTGGAGACAGGGCGCCTTGTCCGCCTGTCCGAGACAAGCCTCGAGATGCAAGAGGGTTACCATATCTGCTGGGGGAACAATGCCTTGACGCGCAATTTCGCCCGTGAATTCCTGAACTGGGCGATACTGGAATCGAAGCCGAGACGCGAAGGAACATTAAGATAG
- a CDS encoding ABC transporter substrate-binding protein, with amino-acid sequence MASAAALGIAPMPLRAQTAAPRRGGTFRMAVSDFSSSEQLDPQMNEYRFMMHLQYQLRNCLIEVGPGGVLIPELATEWNPNADLSAWVFKIRPGVEFHNGKTLTAEDVVFSLNLHRGEASISEAKSLMAAITDVSVTAPLEVTVKLEAPNAGFPAILSMINMLIVPADDMNFAAGIGTGGYILETFQPGVRSLVKRNPNYWKEGRAHFDAIEIHCISDINARTTALQTGQIDAMDAVDTTTAPLLAAMPNIKLLQTKGKQHHAFSMNVKDPLFQNADVRLAMKLAIDREAVLTTIQAGYGSIANDQPISVAYAYHNPGLAQHSYDPEQAKFLLNRAGVSGLTVPLHVSELPFTGATNMAQLYAQHAAAAGITINVQREPDDGYWSSIWGQRPMFATRWSGRVNEDAMLTLAYSRQSLGGWNETSWDNEVFNNTLAAARSEVDEVKRKELYWECQRLIWEDGGMVAPIWADLLDATSNKIGHGEIGNDWALDGARCGERWWFTE; translated from the coding sequence ATGGCTTCCGCTGCCGCCCTTGGTATCGCACCGATGCCGCTGCGCGCGCAGACCGCTGCCCCCCGTCGTGGCGGCACCTTCCGCATGGCGGTGTCGGACTTCAGCTCCTCCGAACAGCTTGACCCGCAGATGAACGAATATCGGTTCATGATGCACTTGCAGTATCAGCTGCGCAACTGCCTGATCGAAGTGGGCCCCGGTGGTGTGTTGATCCCCGAGCTTGCAACGGAATGGAATCCCAATGCCGATCTGTCGGCCTGGGTCTTCAAGATCCGTCCGGGCGTGGAGTTCCACAATGGCAAGACCCTGACCGCCGAAGATGTGGTGTTCTCGCTCAATCTGCACCGCGGCGAGGCTTCGATTTCGGAAGCAAAATCGCTGATGGCTGCAATCACCGATGTCAGCGTGACAGCACCGCTGGAAGTGACGGTGAAGCTTGAGGCTCCCAATGCGGGCTTCCCGGCAATCCTGTCGATGATCAACATGCTGATCGTCCCGGCGGATGACATGAATTTTGCCGCCGGCATCGGCACCGGCGGCTATATCCTTGAAACCTTCCAGCCCGGCGTCCGCAGCCTGGTGAAGCGCAACCCGAATTACTGGAAAGAAGGTCGCGCCCATTTCGACGCGATCGAGATCCACTGCATCTCTGATATCAACGCGCGCACGACGGCCCTGCAAACCGGCCAGATCGACGCAATGGATGCCGTGGACACGACGACCGCGCCGCTGCTGGCCGCGATGCCCAACATCAAGCTGTTGCAGACCAAAGGAAAGCAGCACCACGCGTTCAGCATGAACGTCAAGGATCCGCTGTTCCAGAACGCGGATGTGCGCCTTGCCATGAAACTCGCGATTGACCGCGAGGCCGTGCTGACGACCATTCAGGCAGGCTATGGCTCGATTGCAAATGACCAGCCGATTTCGGTGGCCTACGCCTATCACAATCCGGGCCTCGCGCAGCACAGCTACGACCCGGAACAGGCCAAGTTCCTGTTGAACCGCGCCGGTGTCAGTGGCCTGACGGTACCCCTGCACGTCTCGGAACTGCCCTTCACCGGGGCGACGAACATGGCGCAGCTCTATGCGCAACATGCGGCGGCGGCGGGTATCACCATCAATGTGCAGCGTGAACCGGATGACGGTTACTGGTCCAGCATCTGGGGTCAACGCCCGATGTTCGCTACCCGCTGGTCTGGCCGCGTGAACGAAGATGCGATGCTGACACTGGCCTATTCGCGCCAGAGCCTCGGCGGCTGGAACGAGACGAGCTGGGACAATGAGGTCTTCAACAACACTCTGGCTGCTGCCCGTTCGGAAGTTGATGAGGTCAAGCGCAAGGAGTTGTATTGGGAGTGCCAGCGCCTCATCTGGGAAGATGGCGGCATGGTTGCGCCGATCTGGGCCGATTTGCTCGATGCAACGTCGAACAAGATTGGCCATGGCGAGATCGGCAACGACTGGGCGCTTGACGGTGCCCGTTGCGGCGAACGCTGGTGGTTCACCGAGTGA
- a CDS encoding ABC transporter permease produces MNWLSQLRTAPVSAKLGLGLIAAYAFIAIFAPLIAPHTEREIVGSAYLPWAAPFYLGTDAVGRDVMSRLIYGARNTVGIALATTLLAFLIGSSLGLLAATVGGWLDTGLSRIVDVLMAIPSLVFALLILTITGTNVVALILVIAVLDSTRVFRLARAVAQGILTMDYVEVARMRGEGLFWIIRREVLPNAASPLIAEFGLRFCFVFLFISALSFLGLGLQPPTADWGSMVRESARLIAYANFSSWQTATFGFAPLLPAGAIAVLTIAVNLVVDWVLHLSSGLKD; encoded by the coding sequence ATCAACTGGCTGTCGCAGCTGCGCACCGCGCCCGTATCGGCAAAACTCGGGCTCGGCCTGATTGCCGCCTATGCCTTCATCGCCATCTTTGCCCCGCTGATCGCCCCCCATACCGAACGTGAGATCGTCGGAAGCGCCTATCTGCCCTGGGCCGCCCCCTTCTACCTTGGGACCGATGCGGTGGGGCGGGATGTGATGTCGCGGCTCATCTATGGCGCGCGCAATACGGTCGGCATCGCGCTGGCAACGACGCTTCTGGCGTTCCTGATCGGGTCGAGCCTCGGCCTTCTGGCTGCCACGGTGGGGGGCTGGCTTGATACAGGGCTGTCGCGCATCGTGGATGTGTTGATGGCGATCCCGTCGCTTGTTTTCGCCCTGCTGATCCTGACCATCACCGGCACCAATGTTGTGGCGCTGATCCTGGTGATTGCGGTTCTGGACAGCACGCGTGTCTTCCGGCTGGCCCGTGCCGTGGCACAAGGGATCCTGACGATGGACTATGTGGAAGTCGCCCGGATGCGCGGCGAAGGGCTGTTCTGGATCATCCGGCGCGAGGTTCTGCCAAATGCCGCCTCGCCCCTGATCGCCGAATTTGGCCTGCGCTTCTGTTTCGTGTTCCTCTTCATCTCGGCGCTCAGCTTCCTCGGGCTTGGCTTGCAGCCGCCGACGGCGGATTGGGGCTCGATGGTCCGCGAAAGCGCGCGGCTGATTGCCTATGCGAATTTCTCAAGCTGGCAGACCGCAACCTTTGGCTTTGCGCCGCTGCTTCCTGCGGGCGCGATTGCGGTTCTGACAATCGCGGTCAACCTGGTGGTGGATTGGGTCTTGCATCTGTCTAGCGGACTGAAGGACTGA
- a CDS encoding GntR family transcriptional regulator, which produces MAKNFGEVKADVLMRIMGGEWPPGSLIPNEQDLAVEYGVARATVNRAMRELVDEGIVERKRKAGTRVRQSPVRQARIAIPLVRNEIIELGSVYRYALVRSEILVPPDWRRAQMNLKPETEVLHLVALHFADGRPYQLEDRWINLDATPTARTVDFSVVSPNEWLVTQVPFSSVEISFSATSADPEQALMLCCEPRDALFRVERQTTWQGETVTYVNLVYHRDHRMTTSY; this is translated from the coding sequence GTGGCGAAGAATTTCGGCGAAGTTAAGGCGGACGTGCTCATGCGAATCATGGGCGGCGAGTGGCCACCCGGCAGCCTGATTCCGAATGAACAAGACCTTGCCGTGGAATACGGCGTCGCCCGCGCAACGGTGAACCGCGCCATGCGAGAGCTGGTTGACGAGGGCATTGTCGAACGCAAGCGCAAGGCGGGGACACGCGTGCGCCAGTCGCCCGTCCGGCAGGCAAGGATCGCGATTCCGCTGGTGCGCAACGAGATCATCGAACTCGGCTCGGTCTACCGCTATGCACTGGTGCGGTCGGAAATCCTGGTTCCGCCAGACTGGCGCCGGGCACAGATGAACCTCAAACCAGAGACCGAGGTGCTGCACCTCGTCGCGCTGCATTTCGCGGATGGGAGACCCTATCAGCTTGAGGATCGCTGGATCAATCTTGACGCCACGCCGACGGCCCGCACCGTCGATTTCTCGGTTGTCAGCCCCAATGAGTGGCTGGTGACGCAGGTGCCGTTTTCAAGCGTCGAGATCAGCTTTTCTGCGACCTCCGCCGATCCCGAACAGGCGCTCATGCTGTGCTGCGAACCCAGAGATGCGCTGTTCCGGGTTGAACGACAGACAACCTGGCAAGGCGAAACCGTGACTTACGTCAATCTTGTCTATCACCGCGACCATCGCATGACGACGAGCTACTGA
- a CDS encoding 2Fe-2S iron-sulfur cluster-binding protein: MAEAFRRFRLVRKTRESEVITSFHFVPVDGGALWPARPGQYLTLRIPAEGQPKGHVLRTYSLSNAVDAQDCHRISVKREAGDGTRPDGIGSCFLHDTLAEGDEVDIAAPRGDFFLDEDTERPVLLLAGGVGVTPLLSMLHRLAATQRRAWLVHATENGAVQALHDETAALAAASDGRITVCNVMRAPTEADRAAGRYDAEGLVDRAVLQRLLPVDDYQVYLCGPQPFMVAMWRLLTSLGFPPERIAYEFFGKGGSLAGMAAPVAPQIPRIPVNAPKSVSKLDFLTDPDVFAIPDSHSRKAPAPMAAEQRSGDEVVFARSGVTVAWNGKDSILELAEAAGLEPAFVCRAGICNSCICDVKEGEVDYTSDPLDPPDAGMALICCSRPKGRVVLDL, from the coding sequence ATGGCGGAGGCATTCCGGCGTTTTCGCCTTGTTCGCAAAACGCGCGAGAGCGAGGTCATCACTTCGTTCCATTTCGTCCCGGTCGATGGCGGTGCCTTGTGGCCCGCCCGCCCCGGCCAGTATCTGACCCTGCGCATCCCCGCCGAGGGTCAGCCGAAAGGCCATGTCCTGCGCACCTATTCGCTGTCCAACGCGGTGGATGCCCAGGATTGCCACCGGATTTCAGTCAAGCGGGAAGCCGGAGACGGCACCCGCCCCGACGGCATCGGCTCCTGCTTCCTGCATGACACGCTTGCCGAGGGCGACGAGGTCGACATCGCGGCCCCGCGCGGCGACTTCTTCCTCGATGAAGACACCGAGCGCCCGGTGCTGCTTCTGGCGGGCGGGGTTGGTGTGACGCCGCTGTTGTCGATGCTACACCGGCTGGCGGCGACCCAACGCAGGGCCTGGCTGGTTCACGCCACCGAAAATGGCGCGGTGCAGGCGCTGCACGATGAAACCGCCGCACTTGCGGCGGCGTCGGACGGCAGGATCACCGTCTGCAACGTCATGCGCGCGCCGACCGAGGCCGACCGCGCCGCGGGCCGGTATGATGCCGAGGGCCTTGTGGATCGGGCGGTGCTACAGCGGCTGCTGCCGGTTGATGACTATCAGGTCTATCTCTGCGGCCCGCAGCCCTTCATGGTTGCCATGTGGCGGCTGCTGACCAGCCTCGGCTTTCCGCCGGAGCGCATCGCCTATGAATTCTTCGGCAAGGGCGGCTCCCTTGCGGGGATGGCAGCCCCGGTCGCGCCGCAGATACCCCGTATCCCGGTCAACGCGCCAAAGTCGGTCTCGAAGCTTGATTTTCTGACGGATCCGGATGTCTTTGCCATCCCAGACTCCCATTCTCGCAAGGCCCCGGCGCCGATGGCGGCAGAGCAGCGGAGCGGGGATGAGGTCGTCTTCGCCCGCTCGGGCGTGACGGTCGCGTGGAACGGAAAGGACTCCATTCTGGAACTCGCCGAGGCGGCCGGGCTGGAGCCGGCATTTGTCTGCCGTGCCGGGATCTGCAATTCCTGCATCTGTGACGTCAAGGAGGGGGAGGTGGACTACACCTCGGACCCGCTTGATCCGCCTGACGCAGGCATGGCGCTGATCTGCTGTTCGCGGCCAAAAGGGCGGGTCGTGCTGGATCTGTGA
- a CDS encoding ABC transporter ATP-binding protein, translating into MAKLLEIRDLWIEGRSGDAWQQIVKGVSLDLNKGEVLGLIGESGAGKSTLGLTAMGHVRSGCRIASGSIKFDGVELVGASAETLRDLRGRRIAYVAQSSAASFNPAWRLMAQHCEAPLQHGVMSRAEAEAEAVRLYSEMRLPDPDQIGFRYPHQVSGGQLQRAMTAMAMACRPDLIIFDEPTTALDVTTQIEVLAAIRDIVRNHGTAAIYITHDLAVVAQMADRVKVLLKGEEVEDGPTREMLANPREAYTKSLWAVRDFRPAPRALGEEPATILKIDQLSAHYGPHKVLDRVSFGVARGRTVAVVGESGSGKSTTARVIMGLLRQSEGTVTFDGEILPPKGTSRPRALLKRMQMIHQMADTALNPRQRIRDVLGRPLEFYLGLSGNAKERRIRELLEEIELEPDRYIDRLPGELSGGQKQRVCIARALAAEPELIICDEVTSALDQLVAEGILRLLDRLQRERGLSYLFITHDLATVRAIADQVVVMQHGKVVEQGTKDEIFSPPHAAYTELLLSSVPEMDPDWLNNVLAARQSA; encoded by the coding sequence ATGGCAAAGCTTCTTGAAATCCGTGATCTCTGGATCGAAGGCCGCTCGGGCGATGCCTGGCAGCAGATCGTCAAAGGCGTGAGCCTTGATCTGAACAAGGGCGAAGTCCTTGGCCTGATCGGCGAAAGCGGTGCCGGTAAATCCACGCTCGGGCTGACCGCCATGGGCCATGTGCGGTCAGGCTGCCGCATCGCTTCGGGGTCAATCAAGTTCGATGGCGTCGAGCTTGTCGGCGCTTCGGCGGAAACGCTCCGGGATCTGCGGGGGCGACGTATCGCCTATGTTGCGCAATCCTCAGCGGCCTCTTTCAACCCCGCCTGGCGGTTGATGGCGCAACATTGCGAAGCCCCGCTTCAGCACGGCGTCATGAGCCGCGCCGAAGCCGAAGCCGAAGCGGTGCGTCTTTACAGCGAAATGCGCCTGCCCGACCCGGATCAGATCGGTTTCCGCTATCCGCATCAGGTTTCCGGTGGCCAGTTGCAACGCGCGATGACGGCGATGGCGATGGCCTGCCGCCCTGATCTGATTATCTTTGATGAACCCACGACCGCGCTGGATGTCACGACCCAGATCGAGGTGCTTGCCGCGATCCGCGATATTGTGCGCAATCATGGCACCGCTGCCATCTACATCACGCATGACCTTGCTGTGGTGGCGCAGATGGCGGACCGGGTGAAGGTGCTTCTGAAGGGTGAAGAGGTCGAGGATGGCCCGACACGCGAGATGCTCGCGAACCCGCGTGAAGCCTATACCAAATCCCTGTGGGCGGTCCGCGACTTCCGGCCCGCCCCGCGCGCGCTTGGCGAAGAGCCGGCGACCATTCTCAAGATCGACCAGTTGTCTGCGCATTATGGCCCGCACAAAGTGCTCGACCGTGTGTCCTTTGGCGTGGCCAGGGGGCGGACGGTGGCGGTTGTCGGCGAAAGTGGGTCGGGTAAATCGACCACGGCCCGCGTGATCATGGGCCTGTTGCGGCAAAGCGAGGGCACAGTGACGTTCGACGGCGAGATCCTGCCGCCGAAAGGCACCAGTCGGCCACGCGCGCTGCTCAAGCGGATGCAGATGATCCACCAGATGGCAGACACTGCCCTGAACCCGCGGCAACGGATCCGCGATGTTCTCGGGCGGCCGCTGGAATTCTATCTGGGTCTGAGTGGCAACGCGAAAGAGAGGCGGATCCGCGAGCTTCTTGAAGAGATCGAGCTGGAGCCCGACCGCTATATCGACCGTCTGCCCGGGGAATTGTCGGGCGGGCAAAAGCAACGTGTCTGCATCGCCCGCGCCCTTGCTGCCGAACCCGAGCTGATCATCTGCGACGAGGTGACAAGTGCGCTTGACCAACTGGTTGCGGAAGGCATCCTGCGCCTTCTGGACCGGCTGCAACGTGAGCGCGGCTTGAGTTATCTCTTCATCACGCATGATCTGGCCACGGTGCGGGCCATTGCGGATCAGGTGGTGGTGATGCAGCACGGCAAGGTGGTCGAACAGGGCACCAAGGACGAGATTTTCTCGCCGCCGCACGCAGCCTATACCGAACTTCTGCTGTCATCGGTGCCCGAGATGGACCCCGACTGGCTGAACAACGTTCTGGCGGCACGGCAGTCGGCATAA